Proteins co-encoded in one Cytobacillus sp. NJ13 genomic window:
- a CDS encoding DMT family transporter codes for MGILMILFTLFGGITLSAQSSINGTFSRKAGTIETTLLTFLTGTMFLAIFILFFGKGNILAILDAPKWQLSAAFLGTMYLLLTVMAVPRIGVIATNIAGIAGQLVIGVLIDHFGWFNSLVIALDIERAFALLFMFIALYFIYKGNKRSSEESQTQNI; via the coding sequence ATGGGGATATTAATGATTCTATTTACCTTATTTGGAGGTATCACACTAAGCGCACAATCGTCTATTAATGGTACATTTAGTCGAAAAGCAGGAACAATTGAAACTACACTTTTAACGTTTCTAACCGGGACAATGTTTTTAGCAATTTTTATTCTCTTTTTTGGTAAAGGAAATATTCTTGCGATTCTAGATGCACCTAAATGGCAATTAAGTGCCGCTTTTTTAGGCACAATGTACTTACTTCTTACCGTTATGGCGGTACCAAGAATTGGTGTCATAGCAACAAATATCGCTGGAATCGCTGGTCAGCTTGTAATCGGTGTCCTAATTGATCATTTTGGCTGGTTTAATAGTTTAGTAATCGCTTTAGATATTGAACGTGCCTTCGCATTACTATTTATGTTTATTGCCCTTTATTTTATCTATAAAGGAAATAAACGCTCAAGCGAAGAATCCCAAACACAAAATATTTAA
- a CDS encoding DinB family protein: MQTLFKYNWMIRKDWYNWCEDLSEEELLQNRTGGMGSILHTLFHIVDVEWSWIRLLQGKADFQESFDYYNSLDKVRKLDAEFHLEVENFVNNWDASMENQLFYDTLPDGRIVTDTWGEVMRHAIAHEIHHIGQLSIWARELGRKPVSANLIGRGISSHPTK, encoded by the coding sequence TTGCAAACACTTTTTAAATATAACTGGATGATACGAAAAGACTGGTATAACTGGTGTGAAGATTTAAGTGAGGAAGAGCTTTTGCAAAACCGAACAGGTGGAATGGGCAGTATTTTACATACACTTTTCCATATTGTTGATGTCGAGTGGAGCTGGATACGTCTATTACAGGGGAAAGCGGACTTTCAGGAGAGTTTTGATTATTATAACAGCTTGGACAAGGTTCGAAAATTGGACGCAGAATTTCACTTAGAAGTAGAGAATTTTGTGAACAACTGGGATGCCAGTATGGAAAATCAATTATTTTACGATACTCTGCCTGATGGAAGAATTGTAACAGATACTTGGGGGGAAGTTATGCGCCATGCCATTGCTCACGAAATTCACCATATAGGACAATTATCAATTTGGGCAAGAGAATTGGGAAGGAAACCTGTTTCTGCAAACCTTATCGGGAGGGGAATTTCCTCTCATCCGACAAAATAA
- a CDS encoding flavodoxin family protein has product MKVLALLGSTRENGNSEYLAKKIAEGTDHTLVKLTDLQIEPIVDQRHADGGFTPVDDDYEQLVQHMLSHDVFVFATPLYWYGMSGPMKDFFDRWSQYLRDERFNLKDELAKKKAYVVITGGSSAKVKGLPLVQQFQYIFEFVGMEFADYIIGSGVKPGEVKEDTLALAKAEQWNTLFSK; this is encoded by the coding sequence ATGAAAGTATTGGCGCTGCTGGGCAGTACCAGAGAAAACGGGAACTCGGAGTATTTAGCGAAAAAGATCGCAGAAGGTACTGATCACACCCTGGTAAAATTAACAGACCTGCAAATCGAACCGATTGTGGATCAGAGGCATGCGGATGGGGGCTTTACACCGGTTGATGACGACTATGAACAATTAGTGCAGCACATGCTTTCACATGATGTTTTTGTATTCGCCACCCCTTTATACTGGTATGGCATGAGCGGTCCGATGAAGGATTTCTTTGATCGCTGGTCACAGTATCTAAGGGATGAACGCTTTAACCTGAAAGATGAGCTGGCAAAGAAGAAAGCTTACGTTGTTATTACAGGCGGCAGCAGCGCGAAAGTAAAAGGCCTTCCCCTTGTTCAGCAATTTCAATATATCTTCGAATTTGTGGGAATGGAGTTTGCTGACTATATCATTGGAAGCGGAGTAAAGCCGGGAGAAGTTAAAGAGGACACTCTTGCTTTAGCGAAGGCCGAACAGTGGAATACATTATTTTCAAAATAA
- a CDS encoding mechanosensitive ion channel family protein, giving the protein MASASSALFTSLKVKYDLEIDDILIPFISKALRVVIVAISISVVAQEFDYDVNGFVAGLGLGGVAIAFAAKDVLGNLFGGFVIITEKPCTIGDWIMTPSVEGTVEDISFRSTKVRTFAQALVTVPNATLANESITNWSKMGKRQISFRLRVTHDTTKDQMANVVGQIEYLLKNHPDIHPETILVTFDDYKENGLDIFLYFFTKTTNWGEFLKIKEEINFEIMDILENESVYVAMPSRKLYLDPDGENQMKKDSRVRQES; this is encoded by the coding sequence ATGGCATCGGCATCATCAGCCCTTTTCACAAGCCTAAAGGTTAAGTACGATCTTGAGATTGATGATATTCTCATTCCATTTATTTCAAAGGCTTTGAGAGTTGTTATTGTAGCAATCAGTATTAGCGTGGTTGCCCAGGAGTTTGATTATGATGTAAATGGCTTTGTGGCAGGGCTTGGATTAGGCGGGGTCGCCATTGCTTTTGCTGCCAAGGATGTACTGGGCAACTTGTTTGGCGGATTTGTCATTATTACGGAAAAGCCGTGCACGATTGGCGATTGGATTATGACGCCAAGTGTTGAGGGAACGGTTGAAGATATTTCTTTTCGAAGCACCAAGGTTAGAACGTTCGCTCAGGCGCTGGTCACAGTCCCTAATGCTACTTTAGCCAATGAATCGATTACAAACTGGAGCAAGATGGGGAAGAGGCAAATCAGCTTCAGATTGCGCGTTACTCATGACACAACTAAAGATCAAATGGCGAATGTGGTAGGGCAGATCGAGTATTTGTTAAAAAATCATCCCGATATACACCCGGAAACCATTCTTGTGACCTTTGACGACTACAAAGAAAATGGACTCGATATCTTCCTTTATTTCTTTACCAAAACGACAAATTGGGGAGAATTCCTGAAAATTAAGGAAGAAATCAATTTTGAGATCATGGACATTCTTGAAAATGAGAGTGTTTATGTCGCTATGCCAAGCAGGAAGTTGTATTTAGACCCTGATGGGGAAAATCAGATGAAAAAAGATTCCAGGGTAAGACAGGAATCGTGA
- a CDS encoding TetR/AcrR family transcriptional regulator, whose amino-acid sequence MGHRGRKKGASGEQSRALLLEIAAEEFAQKGYFHTKISGIVQRAGLTQPSFYLYFESKDAIFQELVDLFRDRLSELTSNSRLESGIDLPALPERITSGLTAIFKFFLENQNLTRIGFFMALDAEETKEILAGQIEDNLLSEQQAGYFREDIDMGTVAESLTGIMERVTLTKLFNGLKTPEDLAKEIAHLFLYGMINKSSTQ is encoded by the coding sequence ATGGGACACAGAGGACGGAAAAAAGGGGCCAGCGGGGAGCAGAGCCGTGCATTGCTTCTTGAAATTGCCGCGGAGGAATTTGCGCAAAAGGGCTATTTTCATACAAAAATAAGTGGGATTGTGCAAAGGGCAGGTCTGACACAGCCTTCGTTTTACCTGTACTTTGAAAGCAAGGACGCTATATTTCAAGAACTGGTCGATCTGTTTCGTGACCGGCTTTCCGAACTTACATCCAATAGCCGTTTGGAATCAGGCATTGATTTACCTGCATTGCCTGAACGAATAACGTCAGGCCTCACAGCTATTTTTAAATTTTTTTTGGAAAACCAAAATTTGACCCGCATCGGTTTTTTCATGGCCCTGGATGCCGAGGAAACCAAAGAAATACTAGCTGGTCAAATTGAAGACAACCTCTTGTCAGAACAGCAAGCAGGATACTTCAGGGAAGATATTGATATGGGGACTGTCGCTGAAAGTCTGACAGGGATTATGGAACGCGTGACATTAACCAAATTATTCAATGGATTAAAAACTCCAGAAGATTTAGCAAAAGAAATTGCCCATTTATTCCTATATGGAATGATTAATAAAAGCAGCACTCAATGA
- a CDS encoding anti-repressor SinI family protein: METCEGKIDKEWLELIMTAKKLGLTIEEIHDFIRQSKTGLKIGQITEQNK, encoded by the coding sequence ATGGAAACCTGTGAGGGGAAAATTGATAAAGAATGGTTAGAGCTGATTATGACAGCAAAAAAGCTGGGGTTAACAATTGAGGAAATACATGACTTTATCAGACAGTCCAAGACTGGGCTTAAGATAGGCCAGATCACGGAACAGAATAAATAG
- a CDS encoding N-acetyltransferase: protein MQERNIDVSLRTVNIKDAEAVLEIEREVLSESEFMVSVIEEFEETSEQIKSWIHKILENKRETLIVAETKGKLVGFIVFRSKNTKRLSHTGSFTAMVKKEYRGQGIGKLLIQELLNWAEQNHLIEKVGLGVLSTNQRAIELYKSMGFVEEGRKIKEIKFNENYYVDDILMYKHV, encoded by the coding sequence ATGCAGGAACGTAATATTGATGTTTCCTTGAGAACAGTAAATATTAAAGATGCAGAAGCCGTGTTAGAAATTGAAAGGGAAGTTCTTTCAGAAAGCGAATTTATGGTCTCGGTAATTGAAGAGTTTGAAGAAACATCGGAGCAAATAAAGAGCTGGATCCACAAAATCTTAGAGAATAAACGGGAAACGTTAATCGTTGCTGAAACCAAAGGGAAATTAGTTGGTTTTATTGTCTTTCGCTCCAAAAATACCAAAAGACTTTCTCATACTGGTTCTTTTACTGCAATGGTCAAGAAAGAATATCGTGGCCAAGGCATTGGAAAACTTCTGATTCAAGAACTGTTAAACTGGGCGGAACAAAACCACTTGATTGAGAAAGTAGGTTTAGGTGTTTTATCTACAAATCAACGAGCTATTGAGCTTTATAAAAGTATGGGATTTGTTGAGGAAGGGCGTAAAATTAAAGAAATTAAGTTTAATGAGAACTATTATGTAGATGACATTCTTATGTACAAACATGTTTAA
- the crcB gene encoding fluoride efflux transporter CrcB, producing MSTFHVLLVGIGGFFGAISRLWVSQVINKRIVSRFPAATLVINLIGSFLLGIMVGSGIGGSLFMLLGTGFMGAFTTFSTFKLEAIQLHMDKRKKELILYNVLSYGGGILLAFMGIELGMHLG from the coding sequence ATGAGTACGTTTCATGTTCTTCTGGTGGGGATAGGCGGTTTCTTTGGAGCAATATCTAGGCTGTGGGTCAGTCAGGTTATAAATAAAAGAATTGTGTCGAGGTTCCCTGCTGCCACGCTTGTTATTAACCTAATTGGTTCTTTTCTTCTTGGAATCATGGTAGGCTCAGGAATAGGAGGCAGTCTTTTTATGCTGCTTGGCACAGGATTCATGGGGGCATTCACCACTTTTTCTACATTTAAGCTGGAAGCAATACAGCTCCATATGGATAAAAGGAAAAAAGAGCTCATTCTTTATAATGTATTGAGCTATGGCGGAGGGATACTTCTCGCTTTTATGGGTATTGAGCTGGGAATGCACCTCGGATGA
- a CDS encoding DMT family transporter, with translation MRYFSYLLALFAGAALSFEGAIYGELGKTIGQLETSFYNFLMGSIIMVLLWIFFGKGRLSYAVEAPKWSLLGGVLGVVYLTSIVVSVPFVGVGITMVAVIIGQLVMSMIIEHYGWLGSKKTRINREKIFAVMSMIIALILVN, from the coding sequence ATGCGTTACTTCTCGTATTTACTAGCGTTATTTGCAGGGGCAGCACTTAGTTTTGAGGGAGCTATCTACGGTGAACTAGGCAAAACAATAGGACAATTGGAAACCAGTTTTTACAACTTTTTAATGGGATCAATAATCATGGTTCTATTATGGATATTCTTTGGGAAAGGCAGGCTTTCATATGCTGTTGAAGCACCTAAATGGTCGCTACTTGGTGGTGTGTTAGGGGTTGTTTATTTAACATCCATTGTGGTTAGTGTTCCCTTTGTTGGTGTTGGAATCACCATGGTTGCAGTCATTATTGGTCAATTGGTCATGAGTATGATTATTGAACATTATGGTTGGCTAGGCAGCAAAAAAACAAGAATCAATAGAGAGAAAATATTTGCTGTTATGTCAATGATAATAGCTCTTATTTTAGTTAACTAG
- a CDS encoding CrcB family protein, whose translation MGKLRNGGMKMVYLWVGAAGFLGASLRYSIGVFLFHESAVFPFATLTVNLLGSFLLAWLTTGLMVRFSLPAHIKTALGTGFIGSFTTFSTLSVETAALFLNGKTGLAVLYVAASLFGGLWMSRLGFQVRKGEESG comes from the coding sequence ATGGGAAAACTAAGAAATGGAGGGATGAAGATGGTTTACTTATGGGTTGGGGCTGCAGGATTTTTGGGTGCCTCTTTACGGTACAGTATTGGTGTTTTTCTCTTTCATGAGAGTGCCGTTTTTCCATTTGCTACTTTGACGGTTAATCTGCTGGGAAGTTTTCTTCTGGCTTGGCTAACGACGGGGCTGATGGTGCGTTTTTCTTTGCCAGCACATATAAAAACGGCACTGGGAACGGGTTTTATTGGATCTTTTACCACTTTTTCAACATTAAGCGTTGAAACGGCAGCACTCTTTCTCAATGGAAAGACAGGTCTGGCCGTTTTGTATGTTGCAGCCAGCCTTTTTGGCGGATTATGGATGAGCCGATTGGGATTTCAGGTTAGGAAAGGAGAAGAATCTGGATGA
- a CDS encoding MarR family transcriptional regulator: MNVPNIKDLVDRYIAVSFSVEKKAASLVKNQIGSDLTNDQHFTLRYINQVGSCTSSELAEVFDVKKSAITAMITRMWEKGLIQRTRDENDRRVVYLTLTEKGNELYVKAEEKIHNLVESLINRFDQAEIQQFIETFEKLDKVLSENKAGD, encoded by the coding sequence GTGAATGTGCCAAACATTAAGGATTTGGTCGACCGGTATATTGCCGTTTCTTTTTCCGTTGAGAAAAAGGCTGCGTCACTTGTGAAAAATCAGATTGGCAGCGATCTGACTAACGATCAGCATTTTACACTGAGGTACATAAATCAGGTGGGATCTTGTACTTCGTCAGAGCTTGCAGAAGTGTTTGACGTGAAAAAGAGCGCGATTACGGCGATGATTACGCGTATGTGGGAAAAAGGACTGATACAGCGAACACGAGATGAAAATGATCGCAGGGTTGTCTATCTGACTCTTACCGAAAAAGGGAATGAATTGTACGTCAAAGCAGAAGAAAAGATTCATAATCTTGTAGAATCGCTGATAAACAGATTTGATCAGGCCGAAATCCAGCAGTTTATTGAAACCTTTGAAAAATTGGATAAAGTTCTATCAGAAAACAAAGCGGGGGATTAA
- a CDS encoding DNA alkylation repair protein: MDEKKDTEIKRSSKAENILPQINSKTKLGDLRKIAKGIKKDHELAMEFWSTEEFLPRLLAILIMDKKLLSQDVLNKLDKDMQTHTFDERNNLMDWLMANQLTKDKKKIALMESWGNSPSALQRRAFWYYQGRLRWTGQTPPDNTADLLSALEANITQEEPEVQWAMNFTAGWIGVYDEKNRARCIKLGEKTGLYKDEIVAKGCTPSYLPEFITIEINKRHNN; the protein is encoded by the coding sequence ATGGATGAAAAAAAAGATACAGAAATAAAACGCTCTTCAAAAGCAGAAAACATTCTACCTCAGATCAATAGTAAAACTAAGCTAGGCGACTTACGAAAAATCGCGAAGGGCATTAAAAAAGATCACGAACTAGCTATGGAATTTTGGTCAACCGAAGAGTTTTTGCCCAGACTATTAGCAATCCTAATTATGGACAAAAAACTTCTTTCACAAGATGTGCTAAATAAGCTTGATAAGGATATGCAGACTCACACTTTTGATGAGCGAAATAACTTAATGGATTGGTTAATGGCTAATCAGCTCACCAAAGACAAGAAGAAAATTGCATTGATGGAGTCATGGGGAAACAGTCCTTCTGCTCTTCAAAGGCGAGCTTTCTGGTATTATCAAGGGCGATTGAGATGGACTGGACAAACACCGCCTGATAACACCGCAGACTTGCTATCTGCATTAGAAGCTAATATTACGCAGGAAGAACCGGAAGTTCAATGGGCTATGAATTTCACCGCAGGCTGGATAGGCGTTTATGATGAAAAGAATCGTGCACGTTGTATTAAACTTGGTGAGAAAACGGGTCTTTACAAAGATGAAATAGTAGCAAAAGGATGTACTCCGAGCTATTTGCCGGAGTTCATTACGATTGAAATTAACAAACGACATAATAATTAG
- a CDS encoding metalloregulator ArsR/SmtB family transcription factor, translating into MEPIDVFKALSNETRLNILQWLKEPEKHFPKQGAHLPKEVSYKGGVCVGDIQEKAKASQSTVSHYLNMMQKAGLLESVRYGQWTYYRRNEESIRKLAEYFKTEI; encoded by the coding sequence ATGGAACCAATCGATGTATTCAAGGCTTTATCAAACGAAACTCGACTTAACATTTTACAGTGGTTGAAGGAACCGGAGAAGCATTTCCCTAAACAAGGCGCTCACCTGCCAAAGGAGGTCAGCTATAAAGGCGGAGTTTGTGTAGGGGATATTCAAGAAAAAGCTAAAGCTTCTCAATCTACAGTTTCACACTACTTAAATATGATGCAAAAAGCTGGTCTGCTCGAATCTGTTCGTTATGGTCAGTGGACTTATTACAGAAGAAACGAAGAGTCGATTCGTAAGTTAGCTGAATATTTTAAAACGGAAATCTGA
- a CDS encoding isochorismatase family cysteine hydrolase, translated as MLIISIIGILVLCIGIIALQLVYLSSATKGDSIAKYDNPKSALLVLDIQNDTLGISEYGNTKPLMANINTAIEYANDANMEIIYTKQEFTENPLNSLISGGMYQADSDGADLYNELSVQSDNIFSKLRTDAFSEEHFENHLIKNKINTLYIVGADASSCVYKTALGGINRGYRIIILEDSIFSVKREMLNTMLEKYQTKGIEITNIKDFIQT; from the coding sequence ATGTTAATCATTAGTATTATAGGAATATTGGTACTTTGTATAGGGATTATAGCCTTACAGTTGGTATATTTATCGAGTGCCACAAAGGGCGATTCAATCGCCAAATATGATAACCCCAAAAGCGCACTTCTGGTATTAGATATCCAAAATGACACCTTGGGAATATCCGAATACGGCAACACTAAACCGTTAATGGCTAACATCAATACAGCTATCGAATACGCTAATGACGCTAACATGGAGATTATTTACACAAAGCAGGAGTTTACGGAAAACCCTCTGAATTCATTGATTTCTGGTGGTATGTATCAGGCAGATAGTGATGGAGCTGACTTATATAATGAATTATCCGTTCAATCGGATAATATTTTTAGCAAGCTCCGCACTGATGCTTTTTCTGAGGAACATTTTGAAAATCATCTCATAAAAAATAAAATTAATACCCTTTACATTGTTGGCGCAGATGCCAGTTCTTGTGTATACAAGACAGCTTTGGGCGGAATAAACAGGGGTTATCGAATTATTATTCTGGAGGATTCCATATTTTCTGTAAAAAGGGAAATGCTGAATACTATGCTAGAGAAATATCAGACTAAAGGTATCGAGATAACTAATATTAAGGACTTTATTCAAACATAA